The Trachemys scripta elegans isolate TJP31775 chromosome 24, CAS_Tse_1.0, whole genome shotgun sequence region TTTACATGTACAATTTGGGTGAACGCTGCAGCAGAGATCAGAGCTACATTGTTTGGTGATCCCTGTATATCTCACGTGACTTTTCCCCAAATTCTCTAGAGAAATTCTAACTAAGACATAGACTATTCCAGCTTTCTGTGATGGAAAGTTATGTTTAAGCAGCTCTGATTGTGGCCACTTCACCCCTATTTCACATCTACGTCTCCATTAACCTCAAATATCATATCACTCACCTGCAGGATACCTGGTACTTTTCTTCACACTGCTGCCAGAAGAGTTGAATTTGACTTCACAGGTGAAATTCTTCCCACTGGTCCAGGTGTCCATGGGGACGCTGATGTGATTTATGAGTGTTAAAGATCCATCCTTTGCTTTCAATGAGCGCGTCAGCCCCtgttcctgcagctccccagaaACACTCCAGGAAACATGGACTGGGCTGGACACTCCATGGATCACACAGGCCAGATTTGCTGTCTCAGTGACTTGAATATCATGTGGAAATGGGACCAGAAGCATCACCCAGCTGCTGTTGGTATAACTGTCTGAGCAGAAGGAGGTGGAGAATTCAGTGTGATGATCAAATGAGCTGCAGTCTGATTAAAGGTGTTAGACTTTCACtcagagaaggtgggtgaggtaaaatcttttatgggaccaacttctgttggtgagagagacaaactttcaagctgccacagagctcttcttcaggtctgggaaatgtattcagagtgtcatttcccagatctgaggaagagctctgtgtcagctcgaaagcttgtctttctcacccacagaagttggcccaataaaagatattacctcacccacctcttctctctaatattctgtgaCCAtaacggctacaacaacactgcatatctgTCACTAAGACATTAATTCAAAGGAACAAATGTATTGACGAAGGAAATATTAAATTATCACACCAACACTAACTAGGACATAGCGCAATACGTAGCTGCACTACGTAGAAGGAAAATTGCGTACAATTTTATACATTTTGTAAACTTTTAATTAACTCAAAACATTATTTCATGCAAACCCAACTCTTAGGTTAGAAATATTCCCTACCTGGGTGCCCTGAACAGTCACAGAGAAACTTCAATAGTTTATTTTTGGCACTTTCAAGTTTTACACACATAATGTATAACAATAAATGTTATTATATAACTTCTGTACCCATAGCATTTAATGTTTAGCTGCTCTGTTTGGCTTAAAGCATGCTTTCCTTTGAACCATTCATCAGTAGCTGTGGTATCTTGTTATATTTttttgggaacttgaaatatgcTTTGTCAATCAGTTACTAGTCTCCTTAAACAAGCTATATGGTTCCTTACCTCCAACAATCAGTGTGGATCCATTCCCGAAAAGCAGGTAGCTGCTGTCTATATATGCACAGTAGTAAATGCCAGAGTCAGTCTTTTGGACGTTGCTGATTTCCAGCGTCGAGCTGTGTGTCTCGTGTTTGCAAGCTAATTTACTTACATTTTGATCATCCAAACAGCGCTTAATGCAGGTGGGTTTCTCGCCTTCTCGTCTCAAATACCAAAACATTCTACTTCCTTCCAATTTTTCTGTGGAAGAACAGTGGATCTTTGCGGTGTCACTAACTTCAACAAACTGGATCCGCTGAGTCTGGTACAGAAATAACTGCACTCCTAGCActggagaaataaaatattgttatgGTCAGTTTCCATCAAGTCTCCAACTGCCACAGATGGACTGGATAGCTCAGCCATAGAAATTACTTAATCTGATATTTGTTCTCTGCATCCAAAATGCTAAAAAAGCTCTGTACAAGTGATCGGAAATGCAATTAATATCCAGCCAAAGTTTCCAAACATATCATAGATATTTAACACTGTTCTTCTGAAGAGGCTGTTTTCCCAATTCCAGAGTTTAATGCAAAAGTTTTACCTAAGGAAGATAAAACCAGATACTCGGCAAAGATCATTTTCATAAAAAAGTAGAACAAAATCCTGACACACTGGCCCAAGGGCTGATGCCCAGTGCACTGCTGCAGTGACTGGGTTCAGTGTCTCAGTCATTTCCAGTGAGGAACGCCTCACAGGAGGATGTGCTGTGGTGATAGACACTAAATGGGTGGGGTAAAGAATCTACAGGGGGTGCAGCATTTCTTGTAGAATTTCTCTGCATTCCAGTGGCACAGGGGTGTACTCTAATGATTTAGAAAAAATTTAAACATCCAGAGCACGGATGATGGATATAAACAAACCCACCTCACtttggagcacaagtcccattagaatcatagaatatcagggttggaagggacctcaggaggtcatctagtctaaccccctgctcaaagcaggaccaattcccaactaaatcatcccagccagggctttgtcaagcctgaccttaaaaacctctaaggaaggagattccaccacctccctagggaacccattccagtgcttcaccagcctcctagtgaaaaagtttttcctaatattcaaaccaacctaatatccatATCCTAatatctaaacctcccccactgcaacttgagaccattactccttattcagCTGGTACCACTgcgaacagtctagatccatcctctttggaaccccctttcaggtagttgaaagcagctttcaaatcccccccattgactttcaaaggaaaatgctcctaaatcacataaTTCTTTTGACAATCCCAAGTTAAATCTCTCCCCAGCCTTCCATGGCTGATCCATTGTTGTACCATATTTCTTGGTGCTACAAAATTTGCCTGTAACAATCATGTGGAGTCTCATCTTGGAGGACATTAATAGCACTTTAAATCATCAAACTGAAAGCTCTGACATGTGTGAGAAATAAGACAATAAagtatacaattttcaaaagagtccaagtcccattttaaaaactgacttagggccagattttgaaaagtatttCGGTGCCTATAAATGCAGAGAGGTGCctggtgagattttcaaacatgGCTAAGAGGGTTAGGGGCCtcactcctactgaagtcagtggaagttaagCGCCTCCCCTGTCTCCCTTTGGATCTATCAATAAACTGGCTAAAAATGAGCTGAACGGGGCTGGTTAGAAAGCTGTGTCTGGCTGCAcaaagcagggagagagaagaaaagtgCATCTGTCAGTGACCCTTCTGAAACAGCTGACAATAGAGGGCAATGTGGGCTAGCGATTACAGCAATTGGCTCAGAAAAGACCAGATTCCCTAGGTGACTTGGCCAGATCTCCTTAGCCTCAACCCCACTTGTGAGGCTGCACTGACTGGCTGCAGCTCCCCTGGCAAAGTGGGGATCGATCTGTCAGAAACCCCTTCCTGGCAGCTCTCTAAGGCTTGGGAccatcttccttccttccttccctttcccgACCCTCCCTCATGGGTGTGGAGCGTcctgggctaaatcctgcagtCCCGCCCCGAAGAAATATTAAATGGAACCTGATGAAGGACGACTGGACTGGCCAAGATTCTGCCTGATTTCTAGCCCAAGGGCATGACTCACAATGACACAGCTTCCCCTTTGCACCAATGTAAAGAGGAGTTTAGAGGAGCATAAATTACACTCACCCCCACTTCCAGGCCCCTGGGCGTTACCATGGTGGAAAGGGGCTTAGCGCAAATGAGAATCTGGTCCCCAGGCTCACTGTTAAGGGGCTGAATGTTATCAGTGGTAATACAGATAAGACGACAGAAATCATAACGCTATTCGAGCACAATGTCTGCCCAGCCCAGTTCCTGTAAGGGCCTGTTATATCCCACCCCGTTAACACTGACTGACAACGGCACAAAGCCCCATTTACTGCTCTAAGGTTCCCAGCACAATGCGTTACACTGTGCAGTGCTTTCAGGAACTGAACGTAGGAGCTGATCCTAACAGCCGCTGAGCACCCACCACTCCTCTGCACTTAGCTGAGTGCTGCGGGTGCCCACACATCACAGCAAGTGTccttgcagaattggacccttgCAGTATATTCAGAAATCCCTTCATGCACggtgggggtggagcggggcagcTGTCTGACAGCCCCACAGCAGCACTGCGCAGTGccttagggcaggaagtgaaaagGAGCCATGTAGCCAACTGCAGCTACAGGAGCAATTTTACACTCATGGAAttaccaggctggggcagaacaTTTCCCATCGCACAAAAATTTTCAAGATATCGAAAAATTTTCCCATCTCAAACTGGGATGAAAAgttaaaatctcaaaaattttcctAGCACCAAAAATCATTTTTGGATTGTGTGAAAGGAAGTGGTTTTGtttgaatatttttgaaatgtttcctttcaatttTGACTATATAAAATTTTGACCATGTTAAATTTCCAATATAATTAGCTTACACGTCTCAGCAATACG contains the following coding sequences:
- the LOC117869700 gene encoding immunoglobulin kappa light chain-like — protein: MKMIFAEYLVLSSLVLGVQLFLYQTQRIQFVEVSDTAKIHCSSTEKLEGSRMFWYLRREGEKPTCIKRCLDDQNVSKLACKHETHSSTLEISNVQKTDSGIYYCAYIDSSYLLFGNGSTLIVGDSYTNSSWVMLLVPFPHDIQVTETANLACVIHGVSSPVHVSWSVSGELQEQGLTRSLKAKDGSLTLINHISVPMDTWTSGKNFTCEVKFNSSGSSVKKSTRYPAAPARKCLQYIVPLAAGAGLLLLLVSLSLVCTLCPSTLGFQPRVSAPPASEEHQGGILYAHLDFDSRNRNGRTMQRSARGKRVKP